The following coding sequences are from one Amphiprion ocellaris isolate individual 3 ecotype Okinawa chromosome 19, ASM2253959v1, whole genome shotgun sequence window:
- the LOC111565381 gene encoding sphingosine kinase 1-like — protein sequence MEKGASDPDPSRQRNGFVGVLYGEFTDTLNDRVRYSVSLTESALTIQRISSSPGRTKVVFKLTDCIGCRAYRGPDSADVGAYFTAYFYPFKRRWMSAGVTRQRVEQCFRVALVQDPLQNLQEAERWAHAIRDASVLQAPRRDGVVYSEVRRPCRTMILVNPHSGRGQALQLFTGHIQGMLTEASVPYTLVLTEHQNHARELVKKADLSQWDALVIMSGDGLLFEVINGLMDREDWQEAIQTPLGILPGGSGNALAASVHHYSQSPPAWNEELLLSCGFMLCKGLVGSMDLVSIHLASRQRLFSFLSIAWGFVADVDIESEKYRHVGAIRFLMGTLVRLATLRVYQGRLAYLPVKEAPKHPKGSIRSNHPPCTPQHPSLCSSLPCRLIPNASPNLSARHNCNSTNSNHNTITNSSNNAITTKRPETQSDNKTGAPVDSLLPGLDQPVPESWTVVKEEDFVLVLAIYQSHLAEDLWTVPGAMADDGVIHLFYVTAGISRPALLRLFLAMEKGAHLACGCPHLVYEKVRALRLEPITPQGMITVDGEMVEYGPVQAQIHPGLAKLICG from the exons ATGGAGAAAGGCGCCTCTGATCCGGACCCATCCCGCCAGCGGAACGGCTTCGTGGGCGTGTTGTACGGGGAGTTCACCGACACGCTCAACGACAGGGTCCGGTACTCGGTGAGCTTAACGGAGAGCGCCCTGACCATCCAAAGGATCTCCTCGTCACCCGGCCGGACTAAGGTGGTTTTTAAGTTGACCGACTGTATCGGCTGCCGTGCGTACAGAGGGCCGGACAGCGCGGACGTCGGCGCGTACTTCACCGCCTATTTCTACCCGTTCAAGAGGCGCTGGATGAGCGCAGGAGTGACCCGGCAGAGAGTGGAGCAGTGCTTTCGGGTCGCGCTGGTCCAGGACCCGCTCCAGAACCTCCAGGAGGCTGAGAGGTGGGCTCATGCCATCAGGGATGCCTCGGTGCTGCAGGCGCCCCGGAGAGACG GTGTGGTGTATTCAGAGGTGCGTCGGCCTTGTAGAACCATGATTCTGGTGAACCCTCACAGTGGGCGTGGACAGGCTCTGCAGCTCTTTACCGGCCACATACAGGGCATGCTGACGGAGGCATCTGTTCCCTACACGCTCGTCCTCACAG AGCACCAGAACCATGCGCGGGAGCTGGTGAAGAAGGCCGACCTGTCGCAGTGGGATGCGCTGGTTATCATGTCTGGAGATGGGCTGCTATTTGAG GTGATAAATGGTCTGATGGATCGAGAGGATTGGCAAGAGGCCATCCAAACCCCTCTGGGGATTCTACCAGGTGGCTCCGGCAATGCTCTGGCTGCGTCCGTCCACCACTACTCACA GTCACCTCCAGCGTGGAATGAGGAGCTGCTATTGAGCTGTGGCTTCATGCTGTGCAAAGGTCTGGTTGGCTCCATGGACCTGGTGTCGATCCATTTGGCCTCGAGGCAGCgactcttctccttcctctccatAGCCTGGGGCTTTGTGGCAGATGTCGATATTGAGAGCGAGAAGTACCGCCATGTTGGAGCTATCCGCTTCCTGATGGGCACTCTGGTGCGTCTGGCCACCCTCAGAGTTTATCAGGGCAGGTTAGCATACCTACCTGTTAAGGAAGCGCCAAAACATCCAAAAGGGAGCATCAGATCGAACCACCCACCCTGCACACCTCAGCACCCCTCGCTCTGCTCCTCCCTTCCCTGTCGGCTCATCCCCAATGCCTCTCCAAACCTGAGCGCTCGTCACAACTGCAACAGCACGAACTCCAACCACAACACAATCACCAACTCCTCCAACAACGCTATCACCACCAAGAGACCTGAGACACAGAGCGACAACAAAACCGGAGCCCCAGTGGACTCTCTGCTCCCTGGCCTGGATCAGCCAGTCCCAGAGAGCTGGACGGTGGTCAAGGAGGAGGACTTTGTCTTGGTGCTGGCGATTTACCAGTCCCACCTGGCTGAGGACCTCTGGACTGTCCCTGGAGCGATGGCAGATGATGGGgtgattcatttgttttatgtgaCAGCTGGAATCTCCCGACCTGCCCTCCTGCGCCTCTTTCTCGCCATGGAGAAAGGCGCCCATTTAGCTTGCGGCTGCCCCCACCTAGTGTACGAAAAGGTGAGGGCCCTGCGGCTGGAGCCCATCACCCCACAAGGCATGATCACTGTGGATGGGGAGATGGTGGAGTACGGGCCCGTCCAGGCGCAAATCCACCCTGGACTGGCCAAACTCATATGTGGATGA